Sequence from the Candidatus Methylomirabilota bacterium genome:
GCGGCGAGCGCCGCGCCGATCTCGTGCGGAGAGTCCTCCTGCACGAAGTGAAAGCCGCGCACCGACACCTCGCGCTGGTGGGCGAAGGTGCGGCAGAAGTCGAGGGCTCGCCCGGTGAGCAGCGCCCCCGGCTCGGCGCCAACGAGGAGCTTCGGCACGGGGCTCGCCGCGAGCCAGCGCCCATACTCCTCGACGATGCGCACGACGTCCTCGGGCGAGCCCTCGATCGGCAGCTCGCGCGGCCAGACGAGGGTGGGAAGGCGCGACTCGCGCGTCGCGAAGGGCGCGCGGTAGGCGGCCATCTCCTCGGCGGAGAGCGGGCGGAGGATGCTCTTCGGCAGGATGCACTCGACGAATACGTTGTCGCCGAGCACCATCGCCTCGCCCTTCTCCGAGCGCAGCGCCCGGAAGATCCCGTCGCGCCCCGGTGGGAAGTCGTCCCAGCGACGCGGTGCGACGATTGCCTCCATGTAGGCGATCGCGCGCACCCGCTCGGGGTGTCGCGAGCCCCAGTGGAAGCCCAGCGCCGAGCCCCAGTCGTGGACCACCAGGGTGACGCGGCGCAAGGCGAGGGCCTCGAGCCAGGCGTCGAGGTAGCGCGCGTGGTCCACGAAGCGATAGGAGCCGCGCGGCGCCCGGTCCGAGGCGCCCATGCCGATGAGGTCGGGGGCCAGGCAGCGCCCCACCGCCTCGACGTGGGGGATGATGTTGCGCCACAGATAGGACGACGTCGGATTGCCGTGCAGGAAGACGACCGGGTCGCCGTGCCCGACGTCCACGGAGGCCATCTCGCTGTCGAGCACCCCGATGCGCTGGCGCTGGTAGCGGTCGTGCGGGGAGATCGCCGCCGGGTCCATCTCAGTACCAGCGCCCGGCCCACACCAGCACGAAGATCGCGCCCGCCCCGATCAGCGCCAGCGCGAAGAGGGCGCGGTGCCAGCGCAGAGGCAGCCCGACGTCGAGCAGCAGCGACCGCACACCCAGCAGCGCGTGGATGAGGACGAGCGCCAGCAGCGCCGCCTGCACGCCGCGGCGGAAGGGGTTCACCAGGTGCAGCGCGACGACGAGCAGCAGCGCCAGGGCGGCCGCCCGCTGGATGAGCCAGGCCCACATGCCGGCCTTGGTGTCGCGCCAGCCCTCCACCGTCGTCCACTCGCGCTTGAGAACTTTCGATCCCATGATCGCCGCCTGGCCGCGGGCTAGTGCCGTTCCAACTTGTTGATACTAAATCTGTCCACGAACGACGTACACGGTGCCTTCCTAGCGCGAATAGTTGGAACGGCACTAGTCGACGGTCACGACTTGCAGATCGTCGGCGACGTCGGCCGTGAGGTCCGTTCCGCGGTCGAGCATATCCTGGTTCAGGTGAGGCTCCTCAATGGCTCGTGGACATCCCCCAGCGGAGGACGGTCTTCCGCTCGAGCCAGCGGAAGAACAGGTTTTCGACGAGCAGCCCGATCAGGATGACGGTCAGGAGCCCGGCGAAGACGAGGTCGGTGTTCATCTCGAAGCGGTTCT
This genomic interval carries:
- a CDS encoding haloalkane dehalogenase, whose protein sequence is MDPAAISPHDRYQRQRIGVLDSEMASVDVGHGDPVVFLHGNPTSSYLWRNIIPHVEAVGRCLAPDLIGMGASDRAPRGSYRFVDHARYLDAWLEALALRRVTLVVHDWGSALGFHWGSRHPERVRAIAYMEAIVAPRRWDDFPPGRDGIFRALRSEKGEAMVLGDNVFVECILPKSILRPLSAEEMAAYRAPFATRESRLPTLVWPRELPIEGSPEDVVRIVEEYGRWLAASPVPKLLVGAEPGALLTGRALDFCRTFAHQREVSVRGFHFVQEDSPHEIGAALAA